Proteins encoded in a region of the Candidatus Cloacimonadota bacterium genome:
- a CDS encoding TIGR03960 family B12-binding radical SAM protein, with amino-acid sequence MINIEHLLALVEKPSRYIDHEINSCRKSFADHSVRMLFAFPELYELGVSHLGLKILYSIVNRLPYAMADRLYLPQRDLLALLKQEQLPLFGLESRRAAHEFDLLGITLQSELTFSNVLELIASSQIPIFNLDRSQEHPIVMAGGPCATNPLPLAPFIDVFFFGEAEEGIVEIAEILRDNASRAERLQHLATLKSCWVPQYNSDSPWDIRIPTEAIPSRKYADFSKGKDLHSPQLLSWQLATHNRYVSEIMRGCSRGCRFCHAGFFYRPVRERDPRQILDELLKEVHTDGWDEAGLISLSSSDYTCIRELLFALLNAVNTDKTHIALPSLRVDSLDTRLVSLMQSLGREGLTIAPEAGSQRLRDVINKNLSEAEILQGLEIAKSLGWQKIKLYFMIGLPTETDEDILAIEELIHTINLRANKRMNISVTLSPFTPKPFTPFQWTAMTPGETLLKRAQYLKTAFSKNRNIKLKYHTIENSVLEACLTRGDLRMAKVLYSAWENGALFDGWNESWDWQRWQNAFAQHDLRSEDFTAARDPNAPLPWDFVDIGVCKKFLYNEYEKALKAELSPDCREFCAMCGVCNDEVCTQKASVSESLELPSATPPRPQYNPQIQYRYRVFYRKTGLLRFISHLDWMRMLFRRIAVLELPTVFTMGFSPHPKVSLSPPLPVGVESVAEYFDISFYCPFSPEDILREFCRSRIPEFIVTGCEVISGKAALPSTEYVRIELDETLLKELNPQLQSFAKASSMIFTKSSETHSKTYDLKKILHSLELCPEGLRIHKSLQSPSLYDLLSAVLGLDKAQLFRYRVVREAFGYL; translated from the coding sequence ATGATCAACATCGAACACTTATTAGCTCTGGTAGAAAAGCCTTCCCGTTATATCGATCACGAGATCAATTCTTGCCGCAAAAGCTTTGCAGACCACTCTGTGCGCATGCTTTTTGCATTTCCGGAACTCTATGAACTGGGTGTATCGCATCTGGGACTAAAAATTTTATACAGCATTGTTAACCGCTTACCTTATGCAATGGCAGATCGGCTCTATCTGCCTCAACGCGATCTCTTGGCGCTTCTGAAGCAAGAGCAGCTCCCCCTGTTCGGTCTGGAAAGCCGCAGAGCCGCTCATGAATTTGACCTGCTGGGTATCACACTGCAAAGTGAGCTAACCTTTAGTAACGTGCTGGAACTGATCGCTTCTTCACAAATCCCCATTTTTAATCTGGATCGCAGCCAGGAGCATCCGATTGTGATGGCGGGCGGGCCTTGCGCTACCAATCCCTTGCCCCTCGCACCCTTCATCGACGTGTTTTTTTTTGGTGAAGCTGAGGAAGGCATCGTGGAGATAGCGGAAATCCTACGGGACAATGCTTCCCGCGCGGAGCGTTTACAGCACTTGGCCACTTTGAAAAGCTGCTGGGTTCCCCAATACAACAGTGATTCACCCTGGGACATCAGAATCCCCACGGAAGCCATCCCCAGCCGGAAGTATGCTGATTTCTCGAAGGGTAAGGATCTGCACAGCCCGCAATTACTCAGCTGGCAATTGGCCACACACAACCGTTATGTATCTGAGATCATGCGCGGCTGTTCCCGCGGTTGCCGCTTTTGTCATGCCGGATTCTTCTACCGTCCCGTACGTGAGCGTGATCCCCGGCAAATTCTGGATGAATTGCTCAAAGAAGTTCATACTGACGGTTGGGATGAAGCGGGATTGATCTCGCTTTCCAGCAGCGATTACACTTGCATCCGGGAATTGCTGTTTGCCCTGCTGAACGCCGTAAATACAGATAAGACGCATATAGCGTTGCCATCTTTGCGCGTAGATAGTTTGGATACTCGTTTGGTTAGCCTGATGCAATCCTTGGGACGCGAAGGACTTACCATCGCCCCGGAAGCCGGTTCGCAACGCTTGCGCGATGTGATCAATAAAAACCTCAGCGAAGCAGAAATCCTGCAGGGGCTGGAGATCGCCAAAAGCTTGGGCTGGCAAAAGATAAAGCTGTATTTTATGATTGGTTTGCCCACCGAGACCGATGAAGACATCCTGGCAATTGAAGAGCTTATCCACACAATTAACTTACGCGCAAACAAGCGCATGAACATCAGCGTGACTCTGTCCCCCTTTACACCAAAGCCTTTCACACCGTTCCAGTGGACAGCAATGACCCCCGGTGAGACACTGCTGAAGCGCGCTCAATATCTGAAAACCGCATTCAGTAAAAACCGCAATATCAAATTGAAGTATCACACCATCGAAAATTCCGTGTTGGAAGCCTGCCTTACCCGCGGCGATCTGCGCATGGCAAAGGTATTATATAGCGCTTGGGAGAATGGCGCACTCTTTGACGGTTGGAACGAATCCTGGGATTGGCAGAGGTGGCAGAATGCCTTTGCCCAGCACGACTTGCGATCCGAAGATTTTACTGCGGCAAGGGATCCGAATGCCCCCTTACCATGGGACTTTGTGGACATCGGAGTATGCAAGAAGTTTCTATACAACGAATACGAGAAAGCGCTAAAGGCAGAATTAAGCCCGGATTGCAGGGAATTCTGCGCTATGTGCGGGGTATGCAACGACGAAGTATGCACTCAGAAAGCCAGTGTATCAGAGAGCTTGGAGCTTCCATCAGCCACTCCCCCACGCCCTCAGTACAATCCCCAAATCCAATACCGCTATCGGGTCTTCTATCGCAAAACCGGACTCTTACGCTTTATCTCTCACTTGGATTGGATGCGGATGCTCTTTCGCCGCATCGCCGTATTGGAGCTTCCCACAGTATTTACCATGGGCTTTTCGCCACACCCGAAGGTAAGCCTGTCGCCACCTCTGCCCGTGGGCGTGGAAAGCGTGGCAGAGTACTTTGACATCTCCTTTTACTGCCCTTTCAGCCCGGAAGATATCCTAAGGGAATTCTGTCGCAGCCGTATTCCGGAGTTCATAGTTACCGGCTGTGAAGTCATAAGCGGTAAGGCCGCTCTGCCAAGCACCGAATATGTCCGCATCGAACTGGATGAGACTTTACTGAAGGAATTGAATCCGCAATTGCAGAGCTTTGCCAAGGCAAGCAGCATGATTTTTACTAAAAGTAGTGAAACGCACAGCAAAACCTACGATCTAAAAAAGATTTTACACTCCCTGGAGTTGTGCCCGGAAGGCTTGAGAATCCATAAAAGCCTGCAAAGCCCGTCTTTGTACGATCTCCTTTCAGCAGTGTTGGGACTGGATAAAGCGCAGCTTTTCCGCTATCGAGTGGTGAGGGAAGCCTTTGGCTATCTATGA